The Alteromonas mediterranea DE genome contains the following window.
TCTCTGTTTGCTCAACACATGCCGCTGTTTGGTCTTTGCCTTGGTCCATAACCGCTACCGCTTTTTCGGCGCCCGCTTGAAGCACCTCAATCATGGCATTGATTTCTTGTGTCGACTCTTGGGTTCGGCTAGCAAGGGTTCTTACTTCATCAGCAACTACCGCAAAGCCTCGGCCTTGTTCACCGGCACGGGCAGCTTCGATAGCTGCGTTCAAGGCTAGCAAGTTAGTTTGATCGGCAACACCGCGGATAACGTCCAGAATACCGCCAATACTAGCGCTGTCTTGATGCAGCTTGTTAATAACGTCGGCCGCTTCTTGCACGTCGCGAGACAGAATTTCGATGGTGTTCTTATTCTCTAACGAAATTTGACGCACGTTTTCGGCTTCAGCATCAGCATGGCGAATTTGGCTAAGCGTATCTTCAGCATTTTGCACGACCAGCTGAGACGTAGAGTGCATTTCTGTTGTTGCTGTCGCTACTTGGCCAATCTGAGACTTCTGATCCTGAATTGAATGAGTAGTTTGCGCGGTGACTGCCGACGTTTGCTCTGACGCCGCAGCTAACTGCTCAGCGCGAACATTGATGCCGGTAATCAGCTCTTTAAGGCTGCCTATTAAAGCATTACAGTTTCGAGCTAACAGACCGAATTCGTCTTGTGCTGAATCATCAAGACGATGAGTTAGGTCACCCGATGAGGCAACAGTGAGTAACTCATTTACGCGATAAAGTGGGCGTGTAATAGCGCGTACTGTCACGTAACCTATGAACGCAGCAACCGCGATAGAAATGATCACAACAACGATAACAAACGTGTTGCCCGTTGCAATGGCACTGTTTACTTGGCTTTCTACGTGTGACGCTTTTTTGTCCGCCAACGTTAGCAAGTTTTCAAGTGCAACCACACCTTGCGTAATGTTTTGATCAGATGCGTTCAGCGCTTTCTCTGCATCATTTCTACGCTCTAAGCGGTCCACGTGGAGTTGGACTACGCCATCGTTTGCTTTTATTGCATTTATTGCGTCGTTTACAAGGTCATTAATATCATCCAGCGTACCTGAGTCGTCACGACCGCCAGCAGCTTGCATCATGTCGCTTAACTGCGTAACCACTTTCTCAACAACAAGGTCTACTTCGTTACCTAGCGTCTGTGAACGCACTAGCGTCTGGGTTTTAATGTACTCGTAAGATACGGTGAGTAAAGACAGCAGTGACGTTTCAAGTTGACCGCCAATCTCAGCTGCACGTCTAAGGTTTGAATCTTGTTGAACGCTATCTAAATCTGAAAAGTCCAGAAGGTAGGTTGAAGCATCATCGGCGTTATCTTCCGCATCACCCAGTCTATCTTCAATACTGTTACGTAAATCAAGATACATTTGGTGGTTTTTATACATAGCTTCAACGTTGTTAATATACGTTTCGTATGACTCACGCACACTGTTGAGTGTGCTTTTTAACTCTGGCTCGTTGTTAACAGCCTGCGCTAACTTTTTATACTCGCTTTCAAACGTATCTTTAGCAGAGTTAAAAGACGCTCGTTTGTCCTTTAATTCACTGACGTTTTCTTCGATATAGCTTTCAAAAGTTAGCCGCCCCATGTTGAGGAAGCTGGCTTTTAATGCGTTGCTGCCCGCTACCGTAGGTAGAGCAACGTCATTAACTTCTTCTGTAGCAGAGCCTATTGAGTTGAGGTTATAAAGTGAAACAACACTAATGACGATTAGAAGTGCGCTAATCGCGACAAATCCCCCGATTACGCGTGTGGCTACCGTTATTTTCATCGGAACTCCTGGATGAGTGTTTTTATTTTTATCCCTAACGATATTACCCGTCTCAGTTAACAAAATATAGCGCTTAAGCGCAAGACTTTGCCCTCAACGAGAGAAGGTAATGAAACATCATCGTTACTAACTTACGTAAGTGTATCGGCTACAATAATTTAATGTTTATTTTATTTAGCAACTTGGTATAGAAATAGTAGCGTAATTATAGGTAGTAATACCAGTTTGCGCTTCAAATAAGGTGGGCAAGGAAGGCAGACTTGCTCGCAAAGCCTGCCTTTTTGTCTTTAAGCTTTTACGTTTTCCAGTGTATCACTGCTAAGGTTAAGCATGGTCATACTTTGCCCCCACACGTAGCCCGTATCTAAGCCAATAAACTGAGCGCTATTAGTTTGGCCTGAAAGGGCCGCCCAGTGGCCAAATACAACGCGCTGATTGGCAAGTAGCTGTTCATTCTTTCGTTCGAACCACGGCATAATTGTGCTACTTGTACTGTGCGACACTGCGCTAGGGTGAGATTTATTGTCGAAATCGAGCGTTCCATCACTGTAAATAAAGCGCATTCGCGTGCAGGCATTAACAATAAAGCGCAGCCGCGCTTCGCCGGTCCATTTTTCAGACCAGTTATCGGGGCTATTTCCATACATGCTGCTTAGAAAATTAGCATAATTATCTGACTTCAAAATGGTGCTGACTTCGTCGCTTAACGACACGGCCTTATCAATTGACCATTTAGGATAAAGCCCAGCATGGACCATAATAGAGCGCTTATCTATTTTCATGGCTAAGGGGAATTGTCTAAGCCAGTCAATCATTTCCGGCAAATCAGGCGCGCTTAATAAGTCGTCTAACTTGTCTGATTTCTTAGGCTTGCGAATGCCGTTGACTACGGCGAGTAGGTGGAGATCATGATTACCTAAAACGCTATTAAAGTTATCTCCAAGCGATTTTAGAAAACGAAGGGTGCTTAAAGAGTCTTCACCACGAGCGACAAGGTCGCCCACGGCAAGCAACGTATCGTTTTCTTCATCAAATTGTACTTTATCTAAAGCGCGTCGAAGACCGTCATAGCAGCCTTGAATATCGCCAATGACGTAGGTGTTACCTTGTGACATAGAAACCTTAATGAAGAATGCTTGGAATGGCTAATCGAAATACATTGATAGGAACTCGAAAGCGTTCTTTGCTCTCTAGCTCCATCTCATAATAGCCTTCCATATTCCCCACAGGTGTGTTAATAACCGCACCACTGGTATATTCAAACTGTTCACCGGCTTTTAAGAAAGGTTGTTTACCTACTACCCCAGCACCTTCTATTTCAGAGGTTTTACCGTTGGCATCGGTGATCTTCCAATAGCGGTTGATCAGCTGAACGGTATGATTGCTCTTGTTTTCAATAGTGATGTGATAGGCAAAAGCAAACTGCTTTGAATCTGAAGGAAGGTGGTCTGGAAGGTGGCGGGTTTTCACCCGCACCTTTATATCAAGTACATCCATAGATGGCTATTGCTCTTGTTGACTCTCTTTTGCAGACACTGCGTTGGCAATGGTGGCAAAATCATTGAGAGATAGCACTTCAGCGCGACAGGTAGGGTCAATACCTAGCTCACGAATTTCTTCCTCGCTTAAGCTGTCCTTAAGTGAGTTACGAATGGTTTTACGGCGCTGATTAAAAGCCTGTGCACAAACCCGCTCTAGCGTACTAACAGACACAACGTCAACCGGTGGCGACTGATGCGGGACAAGCTTCACTACCGCTGAATCTACCTTCGGCGGCGGCTTAAACGCACCGGGTGGAACATTCAATACGGGGATCACATGGCAGTAGTACTGCGCCATTACCGAAAGTCTACCGTAGTTCTTTGAACCGGGACCTGCTGCTAAGCGGTTAACCACTTCTTTTTGCAGCATAAAATGCATATCTTCAATGCAATGAGCATGATCAAAAAGGTGGAACATTAACGGCGTTGAAATGTTGTAAGGCAAGTTACCAAAAACACGCAGCTTTTTATCTTTGAGCGGCATCTCTTTAGACAGCGCACCAAAGTCCATGGTCATTGCATCTTGCTCTATAACAGTCAGCTTTTCACCATTAAACGGATGATGGCGCAAACGTTTGGCAAGATCTCGATCTAGTTCTATAACCGTTAATGCGTCGACTTCTTCGCAAACGGGGTCTGTTAACGCGCCTAAACCCGGCCCTATTTCCACCAAGTTCTGTTCGTTTTTAGGGGCGATGGCCGCAACAATTTTACCTATCACGTAGTCGTCGTGAAGGAAATTCTGACCGAATCGCTTCCTGGCCGTATGGCCTAAATGTGTTTTACTCATTGTTGATGATGTGCAAGCTCAATGGCTTTTTCCAATGCTTTTCTGAAACTACCGGCGTCGGCTTCTCCGGTACCGGCTAAATCTAATGCAGTACCGTGATCAACTGAAGTACGAACAAAAGGTAACCCTAATGTGATATTCACTGACGCCCCAAAACCTTTGTATTTTAGCACGGGAAGGCCCTGATCGTGATACATAGCAAGCACCACGTCGGCATTTTCAAGGTATTTAGGTTGAAAAATAGTATCTGCAGGTAGAGGACCCGTAATATTTAGCCCCTCTTCCCTCAATTCATTTAGCGCAGGAATAATGGTATGGATTTCTTCAGTACCAATATGACCGTCTTCACCGGCGTGAGGGTTCAAACCACACACATAAATATGAGGCTCTTTAATACCAAACTTCAGTTTCAGGTCGGTATTGATAATATGGATAACTTTGTAAAGTCGCTCGCGGGTTATGGCTTTTGCTACATATTCAAGAGGGATATGGGTTGTAGCAAGCGCTACATTAAGCCCTTCAGTGGAAAGTAGCATCACCACGTCAATGGTATTAGATTGATACGCAAAGAACTCGGTATGACCGCTAAACGAGACGCCAGCTTTGTTAATAATGCCTTTGTGAACCGGGCCGGTAACAACGGCGTCGAAGTCGCCATTAATATTTGCCTGACAAGCCTGGCGCAGCGTTTCTACTACATACAAGCCATTTTCACTATCAAGCTCACCCGCAGTCACTTTCACTGATTTATCTATTTGCTTTATAAACAACGAACCCGCAGCTTGTACCTGCGGGTTATTTTCATCGTAATCGATGAGTGTAAGAGGAAGGCCTAACGTGGCGGCTCGGTCTTTGAGCATGTCACCGTCGGCGAACACGACAAGCTGAGCTTGCCATGCTTCTTGAGCCAGTTTGATGATTAAATCTGGCCCGATACCTGCCGGCTCTCCCGGTGTAATTGCAATTTTAATTGGTTTACTCATGAATAACTTATTGTTATGAATCGATAACTTCTACGTAAGCGGCATCGCGCATTTCACGTAACCAGTTCTCGGTTTCTTCTGAAAATTTTCTATTGAAGATTAGCTGGTACGCTTTGTCTTCTTTTCGCTTATCTGTGGCGTCATCCATGCGGCGGTCGATAAGCTGTATTAAGTGCCAGCCGTGAACTGTGCGCACAGGGTCGCTATACTCGCCAGGCTCAAGCTGCGATAACGCTTCTTTAAACTCAGGTACATAATTGCCTGGGTCAGACCAACCTAATTCGCCACCGCGAAGGGCTGAGCCTGGATCTTCTGAATGCTCTTTAGCTAGGTCGGCAAATTCCGCTTCACCGTTTTTCAATTCTTCTTTGAAGCGCGTTAACATGGCTTTTGCTTTGTCTTCGCTAAGAATAATTGATGGCTTAACAAGGATGTGGCGTGAATTTACTTCCTCAACAGTGACTTTTTCAATACCGCGCGTATCGAGCACTTTCAAAATATGAAAGCCAGCACCGCTTCGAATAGGGCCCACAAGCGCATCTTTATCTTTGTTTTGGATAGCTTCGGCAAATAGTGTTGGCATGGCATTGATATTAAGCCATCCCATATCACCGCCTTCTAGCGCCTCGTTACCTGATGATGACGCAATGGCAATTTTTGCGAAATCAGAGCCTGATTCTAATAACGCGATTACTTTGTCAGCACGCTCACGCGCTGCTTGAATGTCTTCGTCTGTCGGTTCAGGTGGGAAACCGATAAGGATATGGCCCAAGCGATATTCTGCTTGCTGCGCGCCCTGCTGCTCCATAAGGTCAACAAGGGTTTCAATTTCCTGAGGCGTAATATAAACGCGGCGGCGCACGTTAGCGCGGCGCACTTCACCCATAATGATTTCTTCACGAATATCTTCGCGGTAATCATCGTAAGCAATCCCTTCTGCGGCTAATTGGGCACGAAGCTGCTCAACGGTGGCGTTTTGGTTAGAAGCGATGTTGCCAATGGTTTGTTCTAACTGAGGGTCGCTAATACGAATACCCATGCGTTCAGCCATTTGTAGCTGCAGGCTTTTGGTAATTAAACGCTCGATTGCTTGTGTACGAAGCGCACGATCAGAGGGCAGCTGTTGATCATTCGCTGCAGCGTTGCGTTTAACTTCTTGTACAAGGGCATCAATTTCGCTTTCAAGCACTACGCCTTGGTCGACAATTACAGCAACGCGGTCAAGCACAACTTCTTGCGCAATACTGTTAAACGAGAGTAGGGCACCTAACATCAATGCACGGATAATGAACTTCATACACACTCTTTTATTATTGGTTAATTGCACTTAAGCGCTCGTAAACGCTTAACTGCGGGTTAATTTAAACTATAAGGCTGACGATAGCCAAACATACCGTCTTGAAGCATGCTTCTTTGGGTTCCCGACGAACCTATTCCTTTAAAGATAAATTGCAGCGAAATACCGGAATCGAAGTCGTCCGTCGTTTGTTGGCCGCTATCGTTGTAGCGGTTGTTCAAACTGCGCTGCGCTACTAGTCGCACGGCCCAACAGCATGATTCGTATTGAATACCTGCGTAAGTCTCTACACTTCTGTTGCGCTCTAGATCGCGATAAGTACGACCTACCCACTGCCAATTTTCAGAAATAGGCCAGCTAGCAGAAATACCAATTTGGTCTATGGTTTCGCCACTGAGATCGCGAACATAGCGATGACTTAATTGAATAAAGCGCGAATCGTCTTTGCGGTATTCAATACCCACACTGCTTAAGTCAACTTTGTCTGTGTCAGTGGTCACTTGCACATCAGAATGGAAAAACCAGTTATTGTTAAAGCGCCAGTCTACTTCAGCCGCTAAGGCGGAGCGATCTTGATTTTTGGTCGCTGCAACGACTTCGTTATCTTCAAGGTAGAATATCTGACCCACGCTAAGAACAAATTGTTCCCGATTGTTTTTATCTAACATGCGCGTGGTTGCACCAAGGGTAATTTGGTTGTTGTCGCTAATTCTATCAAGGCCAGTAAACTCCTGACCTCGAAACAGCCCCTCAACGTCGGTTAAAAGGGGCGTAGAATCGTAAAAACCAATCGCCGTTTGGTCTTCATATGACGTATATAAATACTGAACTTTCGGCTCTAAGGTCATGGACATGTCGTCACTAAACCAAGAGGTATCTCGTTCAAAGTACAGGGCACCATAAAGGCGAGCCTGACCAAGGGTTCGTTCTACGTCTTCTTTTAGGTCCGTTCCTTCCACATTATCTTGTTGGTAGACCGTTTGAAATAAGGTGGTTTCGGCAACAAATTCGCCCCATGCTGCTCTTAGCGGCATGGCAAGTGTTGGCGCTACGTGAAAACGGGTGGCGGTGGGGGCCGTGTCTAGCGTATTGTCGAAATGGGCGACTTCAGAGTCGAGGTTGAATTCAAAGTATTCGCCCAAGGGCTTTGTGTAATTAACTTTGATTTCAGGAACGGAGCGATAGCTATCAGCGGTGTCGCCAAGTACTTCAAAATCTTTTATGTGCATATTTACCGATAGATTGGGCGAGTAATAACTCAGGCCCACACTACGGTAAAGATGTGTATCGGCGCGACTGTAATAGTCTGAGCCTAAATCGACAAGGTAGTTGTCATCGCTCAAACCGTTAAAATCTACATTTAAGAGCCAGTTATCGGCTATCAGGCCCTGATGCTCAAAACGATAAAAGTAGCGGTCTGGGTTACCTGTAATGTCAGAGTCGCTAGGCAAGTATTCTACGTATGCTTTACCCTGACTGCGGGCTGTTAAATAACGAAACTCAGTATTTAGCTGAAGGCCGCGAAGACTCATCAGGCGAGGCGAGATAGTCATGTCGTAGTTAGGTGCAATATTCCAATAAAAAGGCTGGGTATAGTCGACGCCCGTTCTACTTGAACTCGTAAGCTCGGGAAACAGTAGGCCAGTTTGACGTTCATTACTGACAGGAAAGGCAAAATAGGGCAGATAGAAAACGGGCACATCGGCAATGTAGAAACGAGTGTGCTTGGCTTGTCCCCACACCGTTCCTTTTTCCAGGCTTATTTCACTCGCGCGAATAAGCCAGTCTTCATCCCCTTCGGGGCATGTTGTGAAGCTTACTTCTTTTAGTACTATGCCGGTATCGGTATCTAACACAATATCTTTTGCTGAACCTTGACCAACAAAGCCCGTTAACTGGTAACGGGTGTTTTGCATTTCTAAACGCTCTTCTTCAGAGCGCAGCGTTACCACATCACTTTCTACTTTTAGCTGCGCATCTTGATAAGTAACGTCGCCTTTCGCTATCAAGTCGCGACCGCTTCCGTTGACTTGCGCCTGAGAAGCGCTGATAACCGCAGTGTCTGAGGTAATATCTACATTGCCGGAAAACAGCGCTACGGTATCTTGGATAATCTCAGTACGGTTGGCTTCAACCTT
Protein-coding sequences here:
- a CDS encoding HAMP domain-containing methyl-accepting chemotaxis protein, which encodes MKITVATRVIGGFVAISALLIVISVVSLYNLNSIGSATEEVNDVALPTVAGSNALKASFLNMGRLTFESYIEENVSELKDKRASFNSAKDTFESEYKKLAQAVNNEPELKSTLNSVRESYETYINNVEAMYKNHQMYLDLRNSIEDRLGDAEDNADDASTYLLDFSDLDSVQQDSNLRRAAEIGGQLETSLLSLLTVSYEYIKTQTLVRSQTLGNEVDLVVEKVVTQLSDMMQAAGGRDDSGTLDDINDLVNDAINAIKANDGVVQLHVDRLERRNDAEKALNASDQNITQGVVALENLLTLADKKASHVESQVNSAIATGNTFVIVVVIISIAVAAFIGYVTVRAITRPLYRVNELLTVASSGDLTHRLDDSAQDEFGLLARNCNALIGSLKELITGINVRAEQLAAASEQTSAVTAQTTHSIQDQKSQIGQVATATTEMHSTSQLVVQNAEDTLSQIRHADAEAENVRQISLENKNTIEILSRDVQEAADVINKLHQDSASIGGILDVIRGVADQTNLLALNAAIEAARAGEQGRGFAVVADEVRTLASRTQESTQEINAMIEVLQAGAEKAVAVMDQGKDQTAACVEQTEKATQALDIITDAVHKAHDVSSQIEQSAREQNTVSQEISEKLETIVGIAEETTAGAQQTSESSHEVARLADELQQSIRQFKV
- a CDS encoding symmetrical bis(5'-nucleosyl)-tetraphosphatase; protein product: MSQGNTYVIGDIQGCYDGLRRALDKVQFDEENDTLLAVGDLVARGEDSLSTLRFLKSLGDNFNSVLGNHDLHLLAVVNGIRKPKKSDKLDDLLSAPDLPEMIDWLRQFPLAMKIDKRSIMVHAGLYPKWSIDKAVSLSDEVSTILKSDNYANFLSSMYGNSPDNWSEKWTGEARLRFIVNACTRMRFIYSDGTLDFDNKSHPSAVSHSTSSTIMPWFERKNEQLLANQRVVFGHWAALSGQTNSAQFIGLDTGYVWGQSMTMLNLSSDTLENVKA
- the apaG gene encoding Co2+/Mg2+ efflux protein ApaG, which gives rise to MDVLDIKVRVKTRHLPDHLPSDSKQFAFAYHITIENKSNHTVQLINRYWKITDANGKTSEIEGAGVVGKQPFLKAGEQFEYTSGAVINTPVGNMEGYYEMELESKERFRVPINVFRLAIPSILH
- the rsmA gene encoding 16S rRNA (adenine(1518)-N(6)/adenine(1519)-N(6))-dimethyltransferase RsmA, giving the protein MSKTHLGHTARKRFGQNFLHDDYVIGKIVAAIAPKNEQNLVEIGPGLGALTDPVCEEVDALTVIELDRDLAKRLRHHPFNGEKLTVIEQDAMTMDFGALSKEMPLKDKKLRVFGNLPYNISTPLMFHLFDHAHCIEDMHFMLQKEVVNRLAAGPGSKNYGRLSVMAQYYCHVIPVLNVPPGAFKPPPKVDSAVVKLVPHQSPPVDVVSVSTLERVCAQAFNQRRKTIRNSLKDSLSEEEIRELGIDPTCRAEVLSLNDFATIANAVSAKESQQEQ
- the pdxA gene encoding 4-hydroxythreonine-4-phosphate dehydrogenase PdxA, whose translation is MSKPIKIAITPGEPAGIGPDLIIKLAQEAWQAQLVVFADGDMLKDRAATLGLPLTLIDYDENNPQVQAAGSLFIKQIDKSVKVTAGELDSENGLYVVETLRQACQANINGDFDAVVTGPVHKGIINKAGVSFSGHTEFFAYQSNTIDVVMLLSTEGLNVALATTHIPLEYVAKAITRERLYKVIHIINTDLKLKFGIKEPHIYVCGLNPHAGEDGHIGTEEIHTIIPALNELREEGLNITGPLPADTIFQPKYLENADVVLAMYHDQGLPVLKYKGFGASVNITLGLPFVRTSVDHGTALDLAGTGEADAGSFRKALEKAIELAHHQQ
- the surA gene encoding peptidylprolyl isomerase SurA, with amino-acid sequence MKFIIRALMLGALLSFNSIAQEVVLDRVAVIVDQGVVLESEIDALVQEVKRNAAANDQQLPSDRALRTQAIERLITKSLQLQMAERMGIRISDPQLEQTIGNIASNQNATVEQLRAQLAAEGIAYDDYREDIREEIIMGEVRRANVRRRVYITPQEIETLVDLMEQQGAQQAEYRLGHILIGFPPEPTDEDIQAARERADKVIALLESGSDFAKIAIASSSGNEALEGGDMGWLNINAMPTLFAEAIQNKDKDALVGPIRSGAGFHILKVLDTRGIEKVTVEEVNSRHILVKPSIILSEDKAKAMLTRFKEELKNGEAEFADLAKEHSEDPGSALRGGELGWSDPGNYVPEFKEALSQLEPGEYSDPVRTVHGWHLIQLIDRRMDDATDKRKEDKAYQLIFNRKFSEETENWLREMRDAAYVEVIDS
- the lptD gene encoding LPS assembly protein LptD; protein product: MKKTCAMLVSATLLPTVAFAQETTASNSKPDSDAVPLAFCSVEPVTFSSQALMPKGHVKVEANRTEIIQDTVALFSGNVDITSDTAVISASQAQVNGSGRDLIAKGDVTYQDAQLKVESDVVTLRSEEERLEMQNTRYQLTGFVGQGSAKDIVLDTDTGIVLKEVSFTTCPEGDEDWLIRASEISLEKGTVWGQAKHTRFYIADVPVFYLPYFAFPVSNERQTGLLFPELTSSSRTGVDYTQPFYWNIAPNYDMTISPRLMSLRGLQLNTEFRYLTARSQGKAYVEYLPSDSDITGNPDRYFYRFEHQGLIADNWLLNVDFNGLSDDNYLVDLGSDYYSRADTHLYRSVGLSYYSPNLSVNMHIKDFEVLGDTADSYRSVPEIKVNYTKPLGEYFEFNLDSEVAHFDNTLDTAPTATRFHVAPTLAMPLRAAWGEFVAETTLFQTVYQQDNVEGTDLKEDVERTLGQARLYGALYFERDTSWFSDDMSMTLEPKVQYLYTSYEDQTAIGFYDSTPLLTDVEGLFRGQEFTGLDRISDNNQITLGATTRMLDKNNREQFVLSVGQIFYLEDNEVVAATKNQDRSALAAEVDWRFNNNWFFHSDVQVTTDTDKVDLSSVGIEYRKDDSRFIQLSHRYVRDLSGETIDQIGISASWPISENWQWVGRTYRDLERNRSVETYAGIQYESCCWAVRLVAQRSLNNRYNDSGQQTTDDFDSGISLQFIFKGIGSSGTQRSMLQDGMFGYRQPYSLN